One Gammaproteobacteria bacterium genomic window carries:
- a CDS encoding GatB/YqeY domain-containing protein — MTLRVKIQDDMKNAMRAGDKPRLGVIRLILAAVKQIEVDERIELDDDRMLVVLDKMLKQRRESIKQFDDAGRDDLSEKEHFEAGVIQQYLPAQLSEDEVGGLIDAAIEQTGAASMKDMGKVMGVLKPQLQGRADMSAVSQQIRARLNA; from the coding sequence ATGACATTAAGAGTAAAAATTCAGGACGACATGAAAAACGCCATGCGCGCGGGTGATAAGCCTCGCCTGGGTGTTATTCGTTTGATTCTGGCAGCCGTCAAGCAGATCGAGGTCGATGAACGTATCGAGCTGGATGATGATCGTATGCTGGTGGTGCTGGACAAGATGTTGAAGCAGCGGCGTGAGTCAATCAAGCAGTTTGATGATGCCGGTCGCGATGATCTATCAGAGAAAGAACACTTCGAGGCAGGGGTTATTCAGCAATATTTGCCCGCTCAGTTGTCTGAGGATGAAGTGGGTGGTCTGATTGACGCGGCTATAGAGCAAACAGGTGCGGCTAGCATGAAGGATATGGGCAAGGTGATGGGTGTGCTCAAGCCTCAGTTACAAGGTCGTGCTGATATGAGTGCGGTAAGTCAGCAGATTAGAGCGCGACTTAACGCCTGA
- the rpsU gene encoding 30S ribosomal protein S21: MPSVRSRENEPFEVALRRFKRSCEKAGILSEVRRREAYEKPTQERKRKRAAAVKRHQKKMSRDFSRRVRMY, translated from the coding sequence ATGCCTAGTGTTCGCTCCAGGGAAAATGAACCCTTTGAAGTTGCTTTACGCCGTTTTAAGCGGTCTTGTGAAAAGGCAGGTATCCTGTCTGAAGTACGTCGTCGTGAGGCTTATGAAAAGCCCACACAAGAACGCAAGCGTAAGCGTGCAGCCGCTGTAAAGCGTCATCAGAAGAAGATGTCACGTGACTTTAGCCGTCGCGTTCGTATGTACTAG
- a CDS encoding transposase: MGRSRYKIVNPELPHFVTCTVLHWIPVFTRPATVDIILDSLRYLMKEGLKIYAYVILENHLHLVVQSEQLDRDLARFKSYTSRRLIQYLTEHNVSSILDQLAFYKKAHKGDRAYQFWQEGFHPEWIQNGDILKQKIDYIHQNPVTRGYVDLAEHWRYSSARNYSGGQGLIEVYRQW; encoded by the coding sequence ATGGGAAGAAGCCGATATAAAATTGTTAATCCTGAATTACCTCACTTTGTGACTTGCACAGTACTGCACTGGATACCTGTTTTTACTCGACCCGCTACGGTAGACATTATTCTGGATTCATTGCGTTACTTAATGAAAGAAGGCCTGAAAATTTATGCCTATGTGATTCTTGAAAACCATCTTCATCTTGTGGTGCAAAGTGAGCAACTAGACAGGGATCTGGCGCGTTTTAAATCCTATACTTCGCGGCGGCTGATTCAATATTTGACTGAGCATAATGTCAGCTCAATTCTTGATCAGCTGGCTTTTTATAAAAAGGCACATAAGGGCGACAGGGCATACCAGTTTTGGCAGGAAGGTTTTCATCCTGAGTGGATTCAGAATGGTGACATTCTAAAACAGAAAATAGATTATATTCATCAAAATCCAGTTACACGGGGTTATGTCGATTTGGCAGAGCATTGGCGCTATTCGAGTGCGCGGAATTATTCGGGTGGGCAGGGGTTGATTGAGGTATATCGGCAGTGGTGA